CCGGACCAGATGCGGCGCGATCCGGAGCCAGGTCCGGCGCTCGGCCAGGGCCCGGCGCACCCGCCGGAACCCGCGCCGCTCCAGCACCGACAGATCGCCGTGGATCAGCCGCGGTGTCGCCGACGATGCAGCGCCGCCGAGATCGCCCTGCTCGAACAGGATCACCCGCAGGCCGCGGCCCGCCGCATCGCGCGCAAGGCTGACACCGTTCAGGCCGCCGCCGATGATCGCGAGGTCGTAATCCGCCATGAAGCCGTCGAATGGGAGCAAAGCACCGCATCATCACTAGAGCCATTTCCGTTGCGATGAAATCGGAACGGGGCTCCAGATTCTCATTCTGACGCTTTTTTCTTGCCGCGAGCCGGTGTCCACTTCGCTCGAACGCTCTAGCCGGTCTTGAGCGCAAGCTCCATGATCTCAGCGCGGCCGACGAGCCCGGCATATTTGCCGATCGGCAGCGGCTTGCCGAGCAGATAGCCCTGCACGCCGTCGCAGCCCTCCTTGGCGAGGAAGACAAGTTGCTCGATGGTCTCGACGCCCTCGGCGACGATCGACATTTCGAGACCGTGGCCGAGGTCGATCACCGCGCGAACGATCGCAGCCGATTGCGGGTTGCGGCCGAGATTGGTGATGAAGGCCCGATCGATCTTGATCTTGTCGAACGGGAACGCCTGGAGGTAGCTCAGCGAGGAATATCCGCTGCCGAAATCATCCATGGAGATGCGCACGCCGAGCGCCTTCAGGCGGCGCAGCAGCGCAAGGCCCCGGTCGAAATCCTCGATCAGCACGCCCTCGGTGATCTCCAATTCGAGCCGACCGGGCGCAAGGCCGGTCTCGATCAGGATCGAATGGACCAGCCCGACCACGTCGCCGTGCATGAACTGCGCCGGCGACAGGTTGACCGCGACCTGGAGCGGCTTCGGCCAGGACGCCGCCTCGCGGCAGGCCTCGCGCAGGATCCACTCGCCCATCTCCACGATCAGACCGCTCTCCTCGGCGATCGGTATGAATTCGGCCGGCGAGACCTGGCCGCGCACCGGATGCTGCCAGCGCGCCAGCGCCTCGAAGCCGATGATCTCGCTTTCGGCGACGCTGTGGCCCGCGGCGCCCTGCGGCTGAAACGCCAGCGAAAGCTCGCCGTTCTTGATCGCCACCGAGAGGTCCTGGTGCAGCACGCGGCGATCGCGGATCTGCTGGTCCATCTCCGGCTGGTAGAGGCTGATGGTGCCGCGCGACTTCTGCTTGGCGCGGAACAGCGCCGCACCGGCATTGGCGAGCAACGAGGCGCCGTCGGTGCCGTTATGCGGGAAGATCGACATGCCGGTGGTCACGCCCGCGCGTACCGGGCGGCCGTCGATATGGAAATCCCGGGAGACGGCTTCGCCGACATGCTGCGCCAGCGCGAGTCCCGCCTCGGGTTGCTTGCCGTCGATGATGAGGCCGAACTCGTCGCCGGACAGGCGCGCGACCAGGCCGCCGCGCGCGACGTCCTGGAGCCGCTGCGCCACCTCGATCAGGAGCTTGTCGCCGAGCGCATGGCCGAAGACGTCGTTGACCTCCTTGAGGCCGTCGAGGTCGATCGAGAGGACCGCGAACTCCTCGCCGGTGCCTTCGCAGGCCTCGATCATCTGGTTCAGCGCCTGCAGGAAGGCGGCGCGGTTCGGCAGGTCGGTGAGGCCGTCGTGATAGGCCATGTGCGCCATGCGCGACTCGGTCTGGCGGCGGTCGGTGACGTCCTCGTGAGTCTTGATCAGATATTGCGGCTCGCCGGCATCGTTGACCACGGTGGCGCGGCGGGTGAGGAACAGGCGCAAGCCCGCCTTGGTCGAAATCGGGTGCTCCTCGGAGATCATCCCGCGCTTCTTGATCGCGGCTTCGTCGCGCGCGATGATCAGCTTGGCTTCCTTGGGATTGAAGATGTCCGACGCGGTCAGGCCGGTTGCTTCCTCGCGTCGGCGGTTGAGGATCGTCTCGGCGCTGCGATTGGCGAGCAGATAGCGGCCGTCCTTCACCTGTTCGACGATCAGCGCCACCGGGATGTTGTCGACCACCAGCTCGAGGAACTTCTTGGTGCTCTCCAGCTCCTTCGACAGCGAGCGGCGTTCGGTGATGTCCTCGAACACGAGCATCAGGAATTCGGGCTTGTTGCTCTCGTCGCGGACCACGATCCGGATCGAGGCGACCATGCGCCGCTCGCCACCACGATCGACCTCGAATTCGTTGCGGAACTGACCGTCCGGTGAATTGAGCGCCGCCCGGTCGGTGGCCTCGATGCTGGCCGCCGAAACGGACTCGAACAGCTCGCGCGCATTCTTGCCGACGACCTGGTCGCGCGAGAACCCCCAGAACCGCTCATAGGCGCTGTTGGCGAAGATGTAGCGGCCGTCCTCGATGTTCTTCGCAGCCACGCAGGCCGGCACGTTGTCCAGCACCGTTTCCAGGAACTGCTTGGTCGAGGCGAGCTGTCGCGACAGTTTGCGCTGCTCGCTGACATCCAGATGGGTCGCCACCGAGCCGCCGTTCGGCAGCACGAAGTATTTCACCAGGATGGCGCGCCCGTCCGGCAGCTCGGTGATCAGACCGTTAGGGCTGGCCGCCTTCTCGTAGAACTCGTCATCGGAGGCGACAAGCACCCCGCGCTTGCGTCGCAGCGCGAGCAGCTCGTAGCCGTTCATGTTGGCCCAAAGGTCCGACCGCTTCAGGCCGTAGATCTCCAGATAGCGGTCGTTGCAGAAGATGATGCGGCGCTGCGCATCCGTCATCACCACGCCCTGGTTGAGATTGTTCATGGCGGAGGAGACGAAGGCGTTGCGCCGGAGCTGCAAGCGCCGGGTCCGGCGCAGCGAGGAATGGATCCACAGCGCGATCGCGGCGAGGAAGGCGCAGACGACGATGCCCGCGATCAGAACTTCCCAGACCACGTTGGGATCAAGCTCGCCGAGATAGCTCGGCGCGGCGAAGCTGTCCGACAGCGCAAAGGCGCGCGCGGGCGCAACCGTGCCGGCGAGGCACACAACGGCCTGCACAGCAATCGGAAGCGTGCTGCCCTCGTGCCAGTTCTTCTCAGCCATCAGCCACCCGCGATTTCAACGTTGGATTGTCTGGCTTCACGGGTTTGGATCGGGTAAACGCCTGTACGCGCAACGGAAAAAATGTGACGTGAAATACGGCAATTGCCCTGACATGATAAATTCTTCCTTAACGGCAAATGGCCCCGCGCCATTCTCTCCAGGCCGGATGCCACCGGCGCTTCCAGCGGACATCCTGCACAGCCATGGATAGGGTCGATTGCGTCGTCATCGGAGCCGGCGTGGTCGGGCTCGCGGTGGCTCGAAAGCTCGCGCAGGCCGGGCGCGAGGTCATCGTGCTGGAGGAAGCCGAGGCGATCGGCACCATCACCTCCTCGCGCAACAGCGAGGTGATCCATGCCGGCATCTACTACCGCGCCGGGAGCTGGATGGCGCGCATGTGCGTCGACGGCAAGCACGCGCTCTACCGCTACTGCGCCGAGCGCGGCATCCCGCACAGGAATTGCGGCAAGCTGATCGTCGCGACCAACCCGAAGGAGACCGAGAAGCTGCAATCGATCAAGGCGCATGCCGAGGCCAATGGCGTGCTCGACATGCAGCTGCTCACGGGCGAGGCGGCACGCGCGCTGGAGCCGGCGCTGGCCTGCGACGCCGCGCTGCTGTCGCCATCGACGGGCATCATCGACAGCCATGCTTACATGCTCTCGCTGCGCGGCGAAGCCGAGGAAGCCGGCACGGCGTTCGCGTTTCACACGCCGCTGGTCCGCGCCAAGGCTGCGAACGGCCTGATCGAGATCGACGCCGGCGGCGAGGCGCCGATGACGCTGCAATGCAGCCTCCTCGTCAACGCCGCGGGACTCTCGGCGACCCATGTGGCGCGCAATATCGACGGCATGCCGCTGGACCGCATTCCGCGCGCCTATCTCGCCAAGGGAAACTACTTCAGCTGCAACGCCAAGGCGCCGTTCTCGCGCCTGATCTATCCGGTGCCCGAGCCCGGCGGGCTCGGAGTGCATCTGACGCTGGACATGGCTGGGCAGGCGCGCTTCGGCCCTGACGTCGAGTGGATCGAGACGATCGATTACGAGGTCGACCCGTCACGCGCCGAGCGGTTCTATCCGGCGATCCGCAAATACTGGCCGACCCTGCCTGACGGCGCGTTGATGCCGAGCTATTCAGGCATCCGGCCGAAGATCGTGCCGCCCGCGGTGGCGACGCAGGATTTCCTGATGCAGGGCCCGCGCGATCACGGCGTCGCTGGCCTGATCAACCTGTTCGGCATCGAATCGCCGGGATTGACGTCGTCGCTCGCGATCGCAGATCACGTCGCCGAGCTCGCAGAAATCTGAAGCGTTTTCGAGCGAGGCGGAGACCGGTTCGCGGCAAGAAGACGCGTTCGGACAAAGCTAAACGCCGCGCAGACTTCTCTGCACGGTTGCACCTTGCGGCAGGGATGAGCGCAAAAGCTCTCACCCCTGCGGATAAGGTTTGATCAACTCTACGCTGTTACGGGGGGTGTTAGTGGAGCGTGTCGCCGTGCCTCAAACGCTCGATCTGGTCCTTGACCATCAACTTCCGGCGCTTCAACTCAACAATTTGCAGGTCGTCTGTTGAAAGGTGCACGAGAGCATCGTGCAATTCGTTTTCGAGAAGTTTGTGCTTCCGCTCCAATTCAACGAGATGTGCCTGAATTGTCATTCGAAACCTCCTCGGTAGGGTTGAACCTCAGGATTCGATCCGGACAAGGAAGTCTACATCACCGATTCGTTCTGTCGATGGGTATCCGTCGTCGCAGCTTCATTTTTGAAAATTCATATGTAACGAAGCGTGAGTAAAGGAACCGCGCGGGAAAAATCCATGATATCAATGCGCTTGCGCAGCGCCGCAGCGATCAGCGGAAATATGTCGCTGGAGATCGGCGAACGATGGTCGCAGATCGCTTGCGATCACGCCGCGCAAGGACGATAATTTCCACAGGGCATCCACAGCCTTTATCCCCACGCCTATCGGTTTTCGGCCACCGCAGACATGACCAATGAAGACGAGCGTGAGCTCGAAGCCGAGCTCACCCGGTTGCAGCAGGAACACCGAGATCTCGATGCGGCGATCGATGCACTGCATCAATCGCCTGCCCCCGACCTGTTGCGGCTGCAGCGGTTGAAGAAGCGCAAGCTGTTGTTACGAGACCGCATCGCGTTCATCGAAGACCAGATTACCCCCGACATCATCGCCTGATCCGCAGACCTGTGCGCGGCCAAGCCACGGTGGCTCGAATCCGCTTGACTCGAAAAGAACAAAATAAGAACATCTGATCGCCAACGCCGCTCCCGGAACGCACGAGGAAACGCAGATGTCGACAGCCGCCCTTCTCGACAACAGCCACTATGAACAGGCCTGCGATCAGGCGATCGCGATGTGCGACGGCAATCTGCGCAGCACCATCAAGGCGCTGATCATGGCCAACGAATATCTGGAGGCCGAGCTGGAGGAATTGCAGGCGGCGATTTCCGCCGGCTGCATTCCGGACACCTCGCACAGCAAGATGCGGAGCAAGAGCAGCGCCGCCTGAACCGTCAGCTATCGGAGCCGACCATGCCCGACGTCACCTACTACGTTGCATTGCCCTTCCTGACCGACGAGGACGGATCGCCGGTGGCAGGCGCGGCCGAGGAATGTCAGACATCGGCCGCCGCCCTGCGTCGTGCGGAAATGCTGGCGCACGGCGCCGGCCATATCGGCGCCGTCGCCTTCAGCCGCAGTGGCGATCCCCTGACCGGCGAGTTTGGCGACGCAAAATTGCTGCGGAAATTCGGTACCGTCCCCCCGGATCTCAGCGCGCTCTAGCTGCCGACCAGCCTGATCCGCGGCTCGTGCCGCCGCTGCGCCTTGCGCACATACATGGCGGCATCCGCCTCCTCGAGGGCGCGGCCCGGGTCGGACTGCGCTCCCAGCAGCGCGACACCGGCGGAGGCGCCCGCGGTCACGTGCTGGCCGCGAAAGACAAAGGACAATTCATCGACCGCCTGCTCGAAGGCGACCGCCTTCGCCTTGGCGTCGGTCCCGCTAAGATTCCACAGCAGCAGCGCGAACTCGTCGCCCCCGAGCCTGCCGACCACGTCGGAGGCACGGACCTGCCGCGTCAGCGTGGCGGCAATCGCCTTGAGCACCTCGTCGCCGGCGCCATGCCCGAACGAATCGTTGATCGGCTTCAACCGATCGACGTCGAGCACGATCAGCGCCCCGCTGGCGCGGTAGCGCTTCATGTAGGCGATGGCGCGCGCCAGCTCGCGCTCGAAGCCGCGCCGGTTCGGAATCTCGAGCAGGAAATCGGTGTCGGCCGCGGCTTCCAGTTCCGCAACCCGCCGCTGGGCCTCCTTGAGCTTGGTCCGCAAGCCCCGGATCGTCGCCGTGACGGTATCCTTGGCTCCATCATAGCCCGACGCGCCGCGCCGCGGCGGCTTCGCCGGACGCTTGGTCGGCCGCCTGGGGGCGGCTTTGGATCGGGCGACGCTGGTCTTCCGGCCCTTTTTGGCCTTCGCAGCGCTCGCCCTTGTTGGTTTCTTCATGGGCATCCTGCTCAATGAAGGCTTGCGGGGATTCACCAAGACAGGATAGTGGATTCCCTTCTCCTTGCCACCGCCTTGCGAGCCGCCGGCCGGAACCGTTAATCTGGCCTATCTTTCTGTTTTTCGGGCACAATTGACGTCATGACCGCGCCGATCGCCATCATCATGGGAAGCCAGTCGGACTGGGACACGATGCGGCATGCCGCCGATACGCTGGCAGCCCTCGGCATTGCCGCCGATTCCCGCATCGTTTCGGCCCACCGCACCCCCGACCGCCTGTTTGCTTTCGCCAAGGGGGCCAAGGCCGCAGGATTCAAGGTCATCATCGCCGGTGCCGGTGGCGCTGCACACCTGCCCGGCATGGCGGCGGCGCTGACCGAGCTTCCGGTGTTCGGCGTTCCCGTCGAATCCAAGACGCTCAAGGGCCTCGATTCGCTCTATTCGATCGTCCAGATGCCCGCCGGCATTCCAGTCGGCACCCTCGCCATCGGCAAGGCCGGCGCGATCAACGCCGCGCTGCTGGCGGCGTCCGTCCTGGCGTTGTCCGACTCCGCCCTCTCCGATCGTCTCGCCGCCTGGCGCAAGGCGCAGACCGAGGCGGTCGCCGAGCGCCCGGAGGACAAGGCGTGACCGACACCAGGCAGGTGAGGCTGAAGCCCGGTGACACCATCGGAATCCTCGGCGGCGGACAATTGGGCCGGATGCTGGCCATGGCTGCGGCGCGGCTCGGCCTGCGCTGCCAGGTGTTCTCGCCGGATCCGGACTCGCCGGCCTTCGACGTCGTCTTGAACGCGACCTGCGCCGAATATGCCGATGTCGAAGCGCTCGAACTGTTCGCCAACGACGTCGACGTCATCACCTATGAATTCGAGAACGTGCCATCGGCCGCCGCGATGGTGCTGGACGCGCGTCGACCCGTGCTGCCCAACCGCAAGATCCTCGAGACCACACAGGACCGGCTCGCCGAGAAAGATTTCGTGACGCGGCTCGGCATTGGCACCGCGGCCTATGCCGACGTCACCTCCGTGTCCTCGCTCCGCGAGGCGATCGCCAGGATCGGCCTTCCGGCCGTGCTCAAGACCCGCCGCTTCGGTTATGACGGCAAGGGCCAGGCCATCATCCGCGAGGGCGACGACATCGCCAAGGTGTGGACCAGCCTCGCCACCAAATCCGCGATCCTGGAAGCCTTCGTGCCCTACGAGCGCGAGATTTCGGTGATCGCGGCGCGCTCGGCCACGGGCCAGGTCGAGTGTTTCGACGTCACCGAGAACGAGCATCGCGACCACATTCTGAAGATATCCCGTGCGCCCGCCCGGATCCCCGACGCGCTCGCCGAGGAAGCCCGCAGCATCGCCGGCAAGATCGCGAGCGCGCTGGAGTATGTCGGCGTGCTCGCTGTCGAGATGTTCGTGCTCGCCAACGGCACCGGCCCGAAGGTGCTGGTCAACGAGATCGCCCCGCGCGTGCATAATTCCGGGCACTGGACGCTCGACGGCGCGTCGGTCTCGCAGTTCGAGCAGCACATCCGCGCCATCGCCGGCTGGCCGCTCGGCAAGCCCGTGCGCCACGGCGAAATCGTCACCATGACCAATCTGATCGGCGACGAGATCAACGATTACGAGAAGTGGCTGAGCGTGCCGGGCGCGACCGTGCACATTTACGGCAAGGGTGCGCCGCGCCCCGGCCGGAAGATGGGCCACGTCACCGAAGTGCTTCCCACCACAGGCAAGTAACGGGACCGCAGCAATCGCTGCGATCCCGCTTCGTTTCAAAATGCCTTAGGCCGTCTTCATGCCCGCGACGACGCCTGCAGGTTCCTCGCTGAGCCAGCGATAGATCACTCCACCCAGCGCGCCGCCGATCAGCGGTGCGACCCAGAACAGCCAGAGCTGGGCCGTCGCCCAGCCGCCGACGAACAGCGCAGGGCCCGTGCTGCGCGCCGGGTTCACCGAGGTGTTGGTCACGGGGATGCTGACGAGATGGATCATCACCAGCGCGAGCCCGATCGCGAGCGGCGCGAAGCCTGCGGGCGCGCGGCCATGGGTAGCGCCCATGATGATGAACAGGAACATCATGGTCATCACCACTTCGGTGAGGAAGCACGTGATCATGCTGTACTGGCCCGGCGAATGCGCATCATAGCCGTTGGATGCGAAGCCCTTGCCGACGTCGAAGCCGGGAGCGCCGCTGGCGATGATATAGAGCAACTCGGCGGCGACGATCGCACCGCAGACCTGCGCGATCACGTAAGGCAGGATCTGCCCCGCCGGAAAACGCCCGCCGGCGGCAAGGCCGACCGTGACGGCCGGATTGAGATGGCAGCCGGAGATATGGCCAATCGCATAGGCCATGGTGACCACGCTCAGTCCGAATGCGAGGGAGACACCGACCAGACCGATTCCGACCTGCGGGAAACCCGCAGCGATCACCGCGCTTCCGCAGCCTGCGAAGGTAAGCCAAAAGGTGCCGATGGCCTCAGCGGCGTATTTCTTCATGTCCATGTGGCGTCTCCCCTGATTTTCTGGCTTTCGGAGTAAAGCGTCCGGATCGACCCGTCATTGGCGCCAAACCACCCAAATCGGGGCCGAACAGTGGTACTTTGACCCATTTAATGGCTGAACTTGGCCCGAAAGCCCGCTTGGCCGGTGGACATCCCGGGATTTGTCTGATACATCCGCGCCCTCAAGGTTAAGGGCATGCGCGTTTTCGCCATCCCCTTCGACTTACCAGAATTCAAATCCGATCCATTGAAGAGGATGCCGCGTGCAGGTTCTCGTTCGCGATAACAATGTCGACCAAGCCCTCAAGGCGCTGAAGAAGAAGATGCAGCGCGAGGGAATTTTCCGCGAGATGAAGCTCCGCGGTCATTACGAGAAGCCCTCCGAGAAGAAGGCCCGCGAAAAGGCCGAAGCCGTGCGCCGCGCGCGCAAGCTGGCCCGCAAGAAGCTGCAGCGCGAAGGCCTGCTGCCGATGAAGCCCAAGCCGGTGTTCGGCGCAGGTCCCGGCGGTGATCGCGGCGGTCGTAGCGGCCCGGGTGCAGGTCCGCGCGGACCGCGCTGATTTACCGTCTCTTGAAAGACTTTCTGTTTTCGATGACGCGGGCCTCTGGCCCGCGTTATTGTTTGTGCGCGGAGCCTTTCCGGGTCGGGCACCACGGATGCGGCACGCCAGCGCGATGAGATTTGGATTGAACGTCGTCGCGCTTTGGTTTGTTGTTCGAGCATGATCTCTACGCAAACGCGTTCCGCGTTTGTCGCGAGGGAAAACCGCTGCATGCTTTTCGCCAACGCGGCCCTTCGGGTCCGGATCATGCTCTAGCGCGAGCGAACCGTAGATGGCCTTCCCCTTCCCCCAGCGCGGCTTGGCGCGGCTACGCCAGATCTGGCAGCCGCTCGCGCTGGCGTTGATGGGGATTACGCTCTGCGGCTGTTCTTTCGATTTGGGATCGCTGACGCCGGAGAAAGACAAGCCCCAGGAAGCCCCCAAGGCGGCCGCGCCCGCCGAGAGCGCCGTGAGCGCGGGCAACGTCGCCGAAGCCCAGGCCCACACCGCCAAAGCCCAATCCTTGGCGAAGTCAGGCGAGACCGCCGCCGCGCTCGACGAGTTCAATCGTGCGGTCGGGCTCGATCCCTACAATGCGCAG
The sequence above is drawn from the Bradyrhizobium amphicarpaeae genome and encodes:
- a CDS encoding sensor domain-containing protein; this translates as MAEKNWHEGSTLPIAVQAVVCLAGTVAPARAFALSDSFAAPSYLGELDPNVVWEVLIAGIVVCAFLAAIALWIHSSLRRTRRLQLRRNAFVSSAMNNLNQGVVMTDAQRRIIFCNDRYLEIYGLKRSDLWANMNGYELLALRRKRGVLVASDDEFYEKAASPNGLITELPDGRAILVKYFVLPNGGSVATHLDVSEQRKLSRQLASTKQFLETVLDNVPACVAAKNIEDGRYIFANSAYERFWGFSRDQVVGKNARELFESVSAASIEATDRAALNSPDGQFRNEFEVDRGGERRMVASIRIVVRDESNKPEFLMLVFEDITERRSLSKELESTKKFLELVVDNIPVALIVEQVKDGRYLLANRSAETILNRRREEATGLTASDIFNPKEAKLIIARDEAAIKKRGMISEEHPISTKAGLRLFLTRRATVVNDAGEPQYLIKTHEDVTDRRQTESRMAHMAYHDGLTDLPNRAAFLQALNQMIEACEGTGEEFAVLSIDLDGLKEVNDVFGHALGDKLLIEVAQRLQDVARGGLVARLSGDEFGLIIDGKQPEAGLALAQHVGEAVSRDFHIDGRPVRAGVTTGMSIFPHNGTDGASLLANAGAALFRAKQKSRGTISLYQPEMDQQIRDRRVLHQDLSVAIKNGELSLAFQPQGAAGHSVAESEIIGFEALARWQHPVRGQVSPAEFIPIAEESGLIVEMGEWILREACREAASWPKPLQVAVNLSPAQFMHGDVVGLVHSILIETGLAPGRLELEITEGVLIEDFDRGLALLRRLKALGVRISMDDFGSGYSSLSYLQAFPFDKIKIDRAFITNLGRNPQSAAIVRAVIDLGHGLEMSIVAEGVETIEQLVFLAKEGCDGVQGYLLGKPLPIGKYAGLVGRAEIMELALKTG
- a CDS encoding NAD(P)/FAD-dependent oxidoreductase, coding for MDRVDCVVIGAGVVGLAVARKLAQAGREVIVLEEAEAIGTITSSRNSEVIHAGIYYRAGSWMARMCVDGKHALYRYCAERGIPHRNCGKLIVATNPKETEKLQSIKAHAEANGVLDMQLLTGEAARALEPALACDAALLSPSTGIIDSHAYMLSLRGEAEEAGTAFAFHTPLVRAKAANGLIEIDAGGEAPMTLQCSLLVNAAGLSATHVARNIDGMPLDRIPRAYLAKGNYFSCNAKAPFSRLIYPVPEPGGLGVHLTLDMAGQARFGPDVEWIETIDYEVDPSRAERFYPAIRKYWPTLPDGALMPSYSGIRPKIVPPAVATQDFLMQGPRDHGVAGLINLFGIESPGLTSSLAIADHVAELAEI
- a CDS encoding YdcH family protein — its product is MTIQAHLVELERKHKLLENELHDALVHLSTDDLQIVELKRRKLMVKDQIERLRHGDTLH
- a CDS encoding YdcH family protein; translation: MTNEDERELEAELTRLQQEHRDLDAAIDALHQSPAPDLLRLQRLKKRKLLLRDRIAFIEDQITPDIIA
- a CDS encoding GGDEF domain-containing protein; this encodes MKKPTRASAAKAKKGRKTSVARSKAAPRRPTKRPAKPPRRGASGYDGAKDTVTATIRGLRTKLKEAQRRVAELEAAADTDFLLEIPNRRGFERELARAIAYMKRYRASGALIVLDVDRLKPINDSFGHGAGDEVLKAIAATLTRQVRASDVVGRLGGDEFALLLWNLSGTDAKAKAVAFEQAVDELSFVFRGQHVTAGASAGVALLGAQSDPGRALEEADAAMYVRKAQRRHEPRIRLVGS
- the purE gene encoding 5-(carboxyamino)imidazole ribonucleotide mutase; this translates as MTAPIAIIMGSQSDWDTMRHAADTLAALGIAADSRIVSAHRTPDRLFAFAKGAKAAGFKVIIAGAGGAAHLPGMAAALTELPVFGVPVESKTLKGLDSLYSIVQMPAGIPVGTLAIGKAGAINAALLAASVLALSDSALSDRLAAWRKAQTEAVAERPEDKA
- a CDS encoding 5-(carboxyamino)imidazole ribonucleotide synthase, with the translated sequence MTDTRQVRLKPGDTIGILGGGQLGRMLAMAAARLGLRCQVFSPDPDSPAFDVVLNATCAEYADVEALELFANDVDVITYEFENVPSAAAMVLDARRPVLPNRKILETTQDRLAEKDFVTRLGIGTAAYADVTSVSSLREAIARIGLPAVLKTRRFGYDGKGQAIIREGDDIAKVWTSLATKSAILEAFVPYEREISVIAARSATGQVECFDVTENEHRDHILKISRAPARIPDALAEEARSIAGKIASALEYVGVLAVEMFVLANGTGPKVLVNEIAPRVHNSGHWTLDGASVSQFEQHIRAIAGWPLGKPVRHGEIVTMTNLIGDEINDYEKWLSVPGATVHIYGKGAPRPGRKMGHVTEVLPTTGK
- the aqpZ gene encoding aquaporin Z: MDMKKYAAEAIGTFWLTFAGCGSAVIAAGFPQVGIGLVGVSLAFGLSVVTMAYAIGHISGCHLNPAVTVGLAAGGRFPAGQILPYVIAQVCGAIVAAELLYIIASGAPGFDVGKGFASNGYDAHSPGQYSMITCFLTEVVMTMMFLFIIMGATHGRAPAGFAPLAIGLALVMIHLVSIPVTNTSVNPARSTGPALFVGGWATAQLWLFWVAPLIGGALGGVIYRWLSEEPAGVVAGMKTA
- the rpsU gene encoding 30S ribosomal protein S21; this encodes MQVLVRDNNVDQALKALKKKMQREGIFREMKLRGHYEKPSEKKAREKAEAVRRARKLARKKLQREGLLPMKPKPVFGAGPGGDRGGRSGPGAGPRGPR